Part of the Quercus lobata isolate SW786 chromosome 6, ValleyOak3.0 Primary Assembly, whole genome shotgun sequence genome, CTACCGGCTGGCTGAGGCATAGGAAAAAGATCTTTTGGATAAGCCTTATTTAAATCGGTGAAGTTCACACACAacttcccattcttctttttcaccactACTATATTGGCCAACTACTCAAGGTAAAACACTTCCTTGATAACCCCAGCCTACTTAAGCTTTATCACTTCGTCTTTGACAGCATCCTTTAGATCAACACTGAGGAGGTTGCTTTTTGGGGGTGACAGAATTGACGTTCAAATGAAAGGCATCACCTCGTGTAGTGGTAAGCTCTTTTCTCTTGAGGAGGTATAGCCCCGTGTAGGACAGTGAAAGTCCTCACTTTTCGCCCTCTCGGCTATCTCTTCCATGGGCAACACCGGAGTCTAACTGCTATAAGCTCCTTTCAGTAGAGGCCGAGGTTTCCACTCCTGGCTGGTATTTTGATAGCTACCTCTTTCCGGAGAAGGCAGTCCTAAAATACGACTCCTACCTTGTCCTCTTCAGAGAAACTCATCGTCGGCCGGTTCTTCACTCTAGCCCTTTTTGGCTCAGGTTTTGAGTTCTTGGTAGGTAGCCGAGCTACAGACATCACCCTAGAGGAGTGAGAGCTAGTTCTCCCCGAGGCcgcaaagatgacattaattgtgcccAAAGGGGGCCTTGAAGAAGCATTCCCCTGAGCCCTCGACCCTGCTTGGTCTCTTTGCCCATTAAACCGATACAGAAACTATTGTAGCCTTCCATCTCTGACCAATTACTTCAGATGGTTCCAAAGAGTTCTATAGTCCTCGGTGGTGTGTCCCCATTCTTAGTGATACTGGCAATGGAGACTTTGGTTACGCCTCATGGGGTCCCCTCTcattttgtttggccatttgaagtatgactcattttttattttttccaagaCTTGATGTACTGGTTCTCGGAACATCGTGTTAACCCGAATTTGGCAATCAGTGTCAAAATCAACATGAATTTGGGATTAGGAATGTCGAAATTTCCACTGTTTCTTCCAATTAATAACTTACATGGTGATGTTGATGGTGCACCACAAACTTTAagaaatactataattttagcattattttgtaggtgtttgacaaaaaaaaattataagactGAGAtttatccaccaaaaaaaaaaaaataccaactGACCATTAGCATCGCGGACAAGAGGTCAACTCggtcaagaaaaaaaagaagaagaaatattaAGGGCACATACTTTTCATCATTCTGGAACATTGTCTTGGCATTCTtcacttacaaaattttaaaaagtaatctaaattacttttttcatAATTACTGAAAGGAtttgttgtatatataaattcattattaatgtcacttttattatacacaTACAATAATaagtgaattttgaaaattatattgtGTATAAAAAGAATTCACTTTAAATTTTGTTCCATGTCTTATATTCCTCAAGACTCAAAGGCCTATTTGGTAGCCCATCTTCAACAATATTGTTTGCTATTTAAACACTCAAATAGGTGAGTTCTATACTGAAATATGTGTTTAGTAAGTGATTCTTAACTATTGTTATCTGAGTTTAGTGTTCAATGGGGGTGGCAAAAATTATCTATATCCATGAACCCATCCATTACCCACCTTATTTGAATAAGTCTTAACCTAATCCATTtaaatatttgggttaaatggataAGGACtcatttggttatttaattagataGGTCTAAATAGATAAATCCACTATACCCACTAAacccatttaaattttaaaattaaataaacccaCAAATTACCCACTAAACAATATAACATTAAACACTTTCCCTTTCCCTTAGATTTTTTAAGCCAAAACATTCAgccctctcactctcactctcactctcctAAACATTGTTCAAGCGTTGTTTGAGTTGTGTTTCACATGAGAGTCCAACACTCTGGGCCCACCTAATGCAAATTCACTGTGCTGTCCCACTCTGTGTTGTCTTCCTCTTATGTGCAATTAAACCAAAACAGAACCGGTGGcagctttttttaaaaaaaaaatacatgtacaAAACACAACTTCATATTTCTAAACACCAAAATATCTATTTGAAACACATTACCAAAtacatttttctctttatgaaTATTATAAATACGTATTTtgacaacactttttaaaccatattttcatatcattttaaataatattactcaaacttcTCTACCATACCGGCCTTGAAATATTATTGAGAGCACAAAGCCTGGCTGGAGAACTTTCAACATCTGCAATttgtttcttaataaaaaaacaattataaaaaaagtgtGATTAAAGTAAGTAAAAGAACTTTCCAAGCAATTTCCTTCTGGCAccttgacaaaaaaaaaaggtaatcaACACGGTTTGATTATTGTCCTATACTCCTGTTATTATATGAGAGCTTTCTAAGACTGAGATTTATCCAAAAAGAGACTCTTTTGCCACTTTTTGAACAACTGGGTTGCAATTACAAAATAGCACAGCCTGGATGGAGAACGACTGCCATCtgtttattagaaaaaaaaatgtgattaaataaataaatgcactTTCCAATCTATTTCCTTCTTGCGACTTTGACCAAAAAAGTAATTAACGCGGTTTAGTCATTtcctattttaaaaaagaaacacGGTTTAATTATAGACCGATTTTATGAAATAAATAGGACTaaaatatctttctcaaaaaaaaaaaaaaaaaaaaggactgcAATAAAATAACGCCTAACCATGTTAGGTTTCTGTTTCTTTGAATAGAATAAATCAAGAGGAAAAGTTAACTAAAAAAACAGCcttttaaaagattaaaaaactagGAGTTAATTGTCAAGAGGCTTAAGACTAGCGTCGCTGAATTAATTGGCACTTCTTAAGACATTGCTCAAAGCCCCGTTGGGGAAAAAATTTACATACTCCCGGAGCAAATCTTTCGACTCTCGCAGAGCGGATGAACCCATATAGGACATACCACATAAACAGTGCATAACACAAACTTTTCAAAGGGGACTTGGCTGGGGCACTAGAACCAATACCCATTTTAAATTTCATTGTTGAAGTTTGACTTTTTGCCCAGTTAAAATTTGACGAAGACtgattcttaaatattaataataatagttccacaaaaaaataatagtaattataaataaaaaggacTATTGACCAACGCTGGGAGTATATaagtctgtttggattgagcttatttttgttgaaattgaaaactgaaattgaaaacaaaaaaattgtagcaaaatattttttaaatgtgtgaatagtatcgtgggactcatttttaataaaaaaattactgaaaagtggaatttgtaaGTCTGTAAACAATGCACGGATGCACTGCTCACAGTAGAAAAGTTAGTTTGACTTTTTGCCCAGTTAAAATTTGACGAAGACtgattcttaaatattaataataatagttccacaaaaaaataatagtaattataaataaaaaggacTATTGACCAACGCTGGGAGTATATaagtctgtttggattgagcttatttttgttgaaattgaaaactgaaattgaaaacaaaaaaattgtagcaaaatattttttaaatgtgtgaatagtatcgtgggactcatttttaataaaaaaattactgaaaagtggaatttgtaaGTCTGTAAACAATGCACGGATGCACTGCTCACAGTAGAAAAGTTAACATTTGCGGCTGAACAATGATGAACAGTAGCCGATTACTCTGAAacgtgagaaaaaaaagggacgCGTTACTGTAGCATGGGTCTTATGTCCAAAACGCAAACGCGGAAACGCACATAAACGTCCAAACCAAACGCTCACTATATAGGCTGACAGAAATTAATcgttccaaccaaacaaaatatttcatcaAAGCAATTGCTAATTGGAAAGCCAAACAGTACCCATTTGAGCTTTAAATTCGCGTTGACTTTTGCTAAGCTTCCCTTGGAGCATTAAACAACACAGAAGTATGTTGTTGAAGCTGCTGGCTTTGTGTTTGTTCACATTTCTCATATACGTTCCTATTGGTGAGGCCAGAATTCGGCATTACAAATGGGAGGTGAAGTATGAGTACAAGTCCCCTGACTGTTATAAGAAGCTGGTCCTTACAATCAATGGCAAATCTCCAGGACCCACAATCTTGGCCCAGGAAGGTGATACAGTCATTGTTGAGGTTACAAACAAACTGTTATTAGAAAACCTTGCAATCCATTGGCATGGAATCAGACAGGTAGAATTATAAGTTTCCATTTTCCTACTTGAACCAACAACTTTATATCTAAATCGATGTATTTATTGATTAGTGTACGTGTATTCATCTGTTTAATTTGCTTTAGATTGGAACACCATGGAATGATGGAACAGAAGGGGTAACTCAATGTCCAGTAGTACCTGGGGACACCTTCAAATATGAGTTCAAGGTTGATAGGGTATGTGTTACTACTTAGAAGCCTTAAAGGCTAAAATATCTGCAATGGTCTCTATTTccagtttgtgtttttttaatgtcTGCCTTgttataacaacaataataatcaagtcttagtcccaaaattaGTGAAGATCAGATTATAAGTTGCATGTTTGTACTTTGATCAAGTTGTATCATAATTTATAATGTATGTTTTGCTTATATGCAGGCTGGAACTTATCTGTATCATGCACACTATGGGATGCAAAGAGAATCAGGGCTATATGGATCAATCCGTGTATCAGTTCCTGATAATTTTACAGAACCATTTGCCTATGATTATGATCGAAGCATCATCCTTTCTGATTGGTACCACAAAAGCACTTATGAACAAGCCACAGGATTGTCCTCCATTCCCTTTGTCTGGGTTGGGGAGCCTCAGGTAAATTATAAGTGGCACTCCATGTACCATGTGTAACAAATCgaattagtattattttttgctGTTATTCTTTGTCTAATATTTATTGCTTCTATCAATTTTCAGTCACTTTTGAttcaaggaaaaggaaaattcaacTGCTCTAGTGCATCCCTCACAGCCGATACTTGTAATACATCAAATCCAGAATGCTCTCCTTATGCAATAATCGTAATTCCCGGAAAAACATACAGACTAAGGGTTGCTAGCTTGACTGCTCTATCAGCCCTTAGTTTTCAAATAGAGGTAACCTCTATGAACACCTTCACCTTCAAATCACTTACAAATACTACAGatttttctaaaaagtaaaaaccatgATGTTTTAGTGTGACATGCATTATGCATACATAAGGTTTTGCAACCCCCTGATGATGTGCATCCAATTTTCTTTCTAAGCAGGGTCATAATATGACCGTGGTTGAAGCAGATGGGCACTATGTAGAGCCATTTGTAGTGAAAAACTTGTTCATATACTCTGGAGAGACATACTCTGTGCTTATAAAGGCAGATCAAGACCCTTCAAGAAATTATTGGATGACAACAAATGTGGTTAGTCGGCCTCCTAATACCACACAAGGCTTAGGCTTTCTCAATTACTATCCAAACCATCCAAGGCGATCTCCTCCCACAGCTCCACCAACTGGTCCTTTTTGGAATGACACAGCGCCCCGATTGGCCCAAAGTCTAGCCATTAAGGCTCACCATGATTTCATTGTGACCCCGCCCACAACCTCAGATAGAGCCATTGTGTTCCTAAACACACAAAATCGCATTAATGGTTATGTGCACTGGTCCGTAAATAATGTCTCTTTCACCCTTTCTCACACACCATACCTTATTGCTCTAAAGAAAAAGTTACACCATGTGTTCAGTCAAACCCCACCACCTGAAGGATATGACTTTGTAAACTATGACATTTACAACGTGTCCAAGAACCCAAATGCTACAACAAGCAATGCCATTTACCGGCTAGGTTTCAATACCACGGTTGATATTATACTACAAAATGCAAACACTATGACTGTTAGCAATAGTGAGACACATCCATGGCATCTCCACGGGCACGATTTTTGGGTACTGGGCTATGGAGAAGGCAAATTTGACAAGAAAAAAGACCCAAAGAATTACAATTTGGTGAATCCAATCATGAAGAATACAGTGCCTCTTCATCCCTATGGCTGGACTGCTCTTAGATTCAAGGCTGATAACCCAGGTGCTTGGCTTTTCCATTGCCATATTGAGTCTCATTTCTACCTGGGCATGGGAGTGGTGTTTGAAGAAGGAATAGACAAGGTGGGAAAATTGCCTTCATCTATTATGGGCTGTGGTGAGACCAAAGGATTTGGCAAGCCataattaatcaaaataaagattataaatacCGAATCATCATATTTTTGCCGTTCACCAGTTGTtcaggaaatatatatatattggggtaGGTATAGATTATTAATGTAAAGATACTAAGATCAAGGTTAGAGCAGCAGTGAGGCAAGAAGCAAATGCTGCAGCAGTGAAATGAAGCGATTGTGGAGTGTAGTGCTTGAGGAGTAAAACACAGTGAAGCAAGCGACAGTGTAATACACAAAAGTACACAAGAAGTTATACTTCCTGTAATTTTTAGTTTGCATTAGTTATTTATGTTCACACGTGAGAGTCACACGAGCTATATTGTAACTGCCATATTGTAACTGATGTAACTACCTAGCGCATAGTTTGgaaattagttttcttttagTTAGCTTCCAGTTAGTATATATGTAGGACCTGTGTACAGATACAAAGCAATTCGTTTGTTTCAATCATAATATAAAGTTTTTCCagaagctctctctctttctctcagcTTCCATTGCTCTCTGTTTGTCTTTCTATTACTCCCTGTTTTCATTCTTACAATTAACATGTGTAACACAAAAtgcagagtttttttttttttttttttttttttttttttttttttttctcatgcaACTCTTGTATTCTTTATAGTTCATTTGTCAATATATAGGCCATGCTCTTGCTTTTATAATTGTTGGGGATTCACAAATGCTCTTGCTTTTCTAATTGTTCGGGATTCACAAATGTATTGTTGATGTGGgagatgtaaaaaaattattatttagtattatttatgtttgctagtcaattgtatttttatgttttaggtcctattagtttattgggttattagtattttaatttagaagtaagggtatttttgtaataaggcaattagggtttcctagccaattaaaactagggtttagtaatcctttataagcaacccGGTTGCTTGTCCTACGTCAATTGTTTGTTCAATAAagaaaactctctctctctctctctctctctctctctctctctctctctctctctctctctctctctctctctctctctctgagcaATCACAAAAAGCTAATTCAACATTTTTGGAGACTTGGGCTCTAACAACCAATAGGAAAACTCacttagtgtgcatttggctccaaattaaaaagtcagtttattttactattcagtttattttaccattcagcttatttttactactattcataggtcccactgcactttttggtactattcatgggtcccattgcacaattttaactaatttttacctttatttacaatacttttagcaaaaagttttcagttttaacaaaataagtgaATCCCA contains:
- the LOC115993775 gene encoding L-ascorbate oxidase-like; its protein translation is MLLKLLALCLFTFLIYVPIGEARIRHYKWEVKYEYKSPDCYKKLVLTINGKSPGPTILAQEGDTVIVEVTNKLLLENLAIHWHGIRQIGTPWNDGTEGVTQCPVVPGDTFKYEFKVDRAGTYLYHAHYGMQRESGLYGSIRVSVPDNFTEPFAYDYDRSIILSDWYHKSTYEQATGLSSIPFVWVGEPQSLLIQGKGKFNCSSASLTADTCNTSNPECSPYAIIVIPGKTYRLRVASLTALSALSFQIEGHNMTVVEADGHYVEPFVVKNLFIYSGETYSVLIKADQDPSRNYWMTTNVVSRPPNTTQGLGFLNYYPNHPRRSPPTAPPTGPFWNDTAPRLAQSLAIKAHHDFIVTPPTTSDRAIVFLNTQNRINGYVHWSVNNVSFTLSHTPYLIALKKKLHHVFSQTPPPEGYDFVNYDIYNVSKNPNATTSNAIYRLGFNTTVDIILQNANTMTVSNSETHPWHLHGHDFWVLGYGEGKFDKKKDPKNYNLVNPIMKNTVPLHPYGWTALRFKADNPGAWLFHCHIESHFYLGMGVVFEEGIDKVGKLPSSIMGCGETKGFGKP